A genome region from Chelonia mydas isolate rCheMyd1 chromosome 24, rCheMyd1.pri.v2, whole genome shotgun sequence includes the following:
- the LOC122463787 gene encoding IgGFc-binding protein-like, with protein sequence MDCISQVIPKPSCSVVRCREGTICKMINEQPKCVPVSWGTCRAGGYFHYHTFDGRAYDFHGNCTYTVAKTCRDASGLPSFHVMAKSENSGNTQVFYVGSVTVQVDGVTVTAARAEAGFVWVNNTRAHLPISLNSGALRLYQSGTSLILRTDFNLSMSYDWNNHLRVTVPNDFSNSLCGLCGNYNGDPSDDFQTPDGDLAPSVAALGKSWAVEDEDQFCWHDCIGGCRPCAASIARKYKEEALCGLITKVSDGPFSQCHTKVDPTVYLDNCVYDLCHSDGYRKALCEALKAYADACQLEGVRIGEWRQLARCPMECPRENSQYQLCGTACPATCVDQSAPSSCQDPCVESCQCKDGFVLSQGKCIPKSGCGCQFEGRPYAPNESFWVNEVCGTQCMCNAATRQVECVAATCKHSEKCGLVNGVWGCYPSSYATCSVTRNVHYTTFDGQRFDFQGTCRYQLTALCKKAEGLVDFEVYFQENNTAPLQIKVYQTKLRISNQFPGKVLMNGFLINLPFNLSDKKITVYRKGWSTVIQADFGLTVTFAGWSGRITVTLPVTYTGAVCGLCGNFNMDREDDLLMRDGTLAPSPVSFGQSWKVGDLRGCSAVTIPPCASVEAIEKQQRGSRGQCGIILDKNGPFRGCHREVDPHGYFIDCVYGYCILSGQESNVCQAVAGYSEACQEAGAMVHPWRTTKFCSPSCPPNSHYEFCSSSSCDLTCSNLYAPVQCTTQCKEGCVCDEGFVLSGDHCVPISQCGCLHWGLYYHAGETFHPSGSCEEQCVCLAGGEVVCKAFSCGTGEECGVVDSVQKCHPFGSATCSASGHPHYLSFDGVPFDFQGTCTYILAKTCTDASHLTPFTISVEKEDWGTRNVSMAKLVSIQVYGSTLTLLQSKQGLIMVSPSSLTLAHHGKS encoded by the exons ATGGACTGCATCAGCCAAG TTATTCCAAAGCCATCCTGCAGTGTGGTCCGCTGTAGGGAAGGAACTATTTGTAAGATGATAAATGAGCAGCCAAAGTGTGTGCCAGTCTCTTGGGGCAcgtgcagggctgggggttacTTTCATTACCACACCTTCGATGGACGGGCGTATGATTTCCATGGCAACTGCACCTACACCGTGGCCAAGACCTGCAGGGATGCTTCCGGCCTGCCCTCCTTCCATGTCATGGCCAAGAGTGAGAACAGTGGGAACACACAGGTTTTCTACGTTGGGTCGGTGACTGTCCAGGTGGATGGAGTCACTGTCACAgctgccagggctgaagccggCTTTGTGTGG GTGAATAACACCAGGGCCCACTTACCCATCTCCCTGAACAGTGGGGCCCTTCGGCTCTATCAGAGCGGCACCTCCCTCATCCTCCGCACCGACTTCAACCTCAGCATGTCCTATGACTGGAACAACCACCTGAGGGTCACCGTCCCCAATGACTTCTCCAACAGCCTGTGCGGCCTGTGTGGCAACTATAATGGGGACCCCTCCGATGACTTCCAGACCCCAGACGGGGACCTGGCTCCCAGTGTCGCCGCCCTGGGGAAAAGCTGGGCAGTGGAAGATGAGGATCAGTTTTGCTGGCACGATTGCATTGGAGGTTGCAGGCCCTGTGCCGCCAGCATAGCCAGAAAGTACAAGGAAGAGGCCCTGTGCGGCCTGATAACCAAGGTCTCAGATGGGCCCTTCAGCCAGTGCCACACCAAGGTGGATCCTACAGTCTACTTGGACAACTGCGTGTACGATCTGTGCCACAGCGACGGCTACAGGAAGGCCCTGTGTGAGGCCCTGAAGGCCTACGCGGACGCCTGCCAGCTGGAGGGGGTCAGGattggggaatggaggcagctgGCCAGATGCC CCATGGAGTGCCCCCGTGAGAACAGCCAGTACCAGCTCTGTGGAACAGCCTGCCCAGCCACGTGTGTGGACCAgtcagcccccagcagctgccaAGACCCCTGTGTGGAAAGCTGCCAGTGCAAGGACGGTTTTGTGCTGAGCCAGGGCAAATGCATCCCCAAGAGTGGCTGTGGGTGCCAGTTTGAAGGGCGCCCCTATGCCCCCAATGAGAGCTTCTGGGTCAATGAGGTATGTGGGACACAGTGCATGTGCAACGCAGCCACTAGACAGGTCGAATGCGTGGCTGCTACGTGCAAACACTCGGAGAAGTGTGGGCTAGTGAACGGCGTATGGGGCTGTTACCCCTCCAGCTACGCCACCTGCTCTGTGACAAGGAATGTGCACTACACCACCTTTGATGGACAGAGATTCGACTTCCAAGGCACCTGCCGCTACCAGCTCACGGCCCTGTGCAAGAAGGCGGAGGGACTAGTGGACTTTGAGGTCTACTTCCAGGAGAACAATACCGCTCCTCTACAGATCAAGGTTTATCAGACCAAACTCAGGATCAGCAATCAATTCCCTGGGAAAGTCCTG ATGAATGGTTTCCTGATTAACCTTCCCTTCAACCTCAGTGATAAGAAAATCACTGTGTATAGAAAGGGCTGGTCCACAGTGATCCAGGCAGACTTTGGACTCACTGTTACCTTTGCCGGGTGGTCAGGACGCATCACGGTCACTCTGCCAGTCACCTACACGGGAGCCGTGTGTGGTCTGTGTGGCAACTTCAACATGGACAGGGAGGACGACTTGCTCATGAGGGATGGCACGCTGGCACCAAGCCCAGTCAGCTTTGGCCAGAGCTGGAAGGTGGGCGACCTCCGGGGATGCTCTGCAGTAACGATACCCCCATGCGCAAGTGTAGAGGCTATTGAAAAACAACAACGAGGTAGCAGAGGACAGTGTGGGATCATCCTAGACAAGAATGGCCCATTCAGAGGATGTCACAGAGAAGTGGACCCCCATGGATACTTCATAGACTGTGTGTACGGCTATTGCATCCTCAGTGGGCAGGAGAGTAATGTCTGCCAGGCCGTTGCTGGCTATTCCGAGGCATGTCAGGAAGCTGGAGCTATGGTGCATCCCTGGAGGACTACGAAGTTCTGCT CTCCGTCCTGTCCCCCGAACAGTCACTACgaattctgcagcagcagcagctgcgatCTGACATGCAGCAACCTCTATGCCCCGGTGCAATGCACGACCCAGTGTAAGGAAGGCTGCGTGTGTGACGAGGgctttgttctcagtggtgaccaCTGCGTCCCCATTTCCCAGTGCGGATGCCTCCACTGGGGACTTTACTACCATGCCGGGGAGACCTTCCACCCGAGCGGTTCATGCGAGGAGCAGTGcgtgtgtctggctggtggggagGTTGTGTGTAAGGCATTCTCCTGCGGCACTGGTGAGGAATGCGGGGTGGTGGACAGCGTCCAGAAATGTCACCCATTTGGATCTGCGACCTGTTCTGCCTCTGGCCATCCCCACTACCTCTCTTTCGACGGGGTCCCCTTTGACTTCCAAGGCACCTGCACCTACATCCTGGCCAAGACCTGCACCGATGCCAGTCACCTTACACCATTCACTATCAGTGTAGAGAAAGAAGATTGGGGCACCAGGAATGTGTCCATGGCCAAGCTGGTATCCATCCAGGTGTAtggcagcacactcaccctgCTGCAGAGCAAACAGGGGCTCATCATGGTAAGTCCTTCTTCGCTTACTCTGGCTCATCATGGTAAGTCCTAG